Below is a genomic region from Scheffersomyces stipitis CBS 6054 chromosome 8, complete sequence.
AGGGCCAAATGGAGATCAAAATATACGCTACAAACGAGAGCGAAAGTCTAAGCGATGGTGCATTTATACGACAGCGGACCTGAAGCCAGCCGTGGACAGCACTCTTCCATCGTATATACACATTGTTACACCCGGCCAGTTTCAGCTAAGCTCAAATATGGTCAGGAGGTGTAGAACGGCATAAATGCGAAAAATCATGCGACGAATTTTCGTGCGATTTCATCTCACCATCTGGACTCAGGACGAAGTATAAAGGATAGCAGAAATTCTTTAGCAAGTAGCAGTTAATTATTGGCCGATTGTTGATTTTAGGCCGATCTTCATTGGTATTTAAGTTTCGGATTTTGCAAATTTTccagatttttcagtcatTTGATATTCATTCCACCTCAATTATTTACTCTCGCAACAAATGGTCTCGTATGAACAGATCCACGACAAGTCGTTTTCCATCAAGGAGCGGATGGAAGCATTGGTGAGACAAAAGCAGAAGGAAATCACTGAGGCCATCTCCAAGTTAGACACTGTAGACTTCCACACCGACACCTGGACCAGAGGTGACAATGGAGGGGGAGGCCAGTCGATGGTGATTCAGAATGGTACCACTTTCGAAAAAGGAGGGGTCAACATTTCTGTGGTACATGGTAAGCTTCCTCCTGCAGCCGTGGCCAGGATGAAGGCCGACCACGCGAACTTGAAGGGTTCAGATGATGATGGCTCTGTCAACTTTTTTGCTTGTGGTTTGTCCTTGGTGATCCACCCTATCAATCCTCATGCTCCTACGACCCATGCCAACTACAGATACTTCGAGACTTCGGATCCAGTATCGGGCGAGACCCAGGCCTGGTGGTTTGGAGGAGGCGCTGACTTGACTCCCTCGTACTTgtacgaagaagatgccAAACACTTTCACCAAGTCCATAAGGACACCTTGGACAAGTACGATAAGGAGTTGTATCCAAAGTACAAAAAATGGTGCGACGAgtatttcttcatcaagcACAGAAACGAGACTAGAGGTATCGGAGGTATTTTCTTCGACGACTTGGACTCCAAACCTGCTGATGACATTTTGCGTATCATAGAGTCGTCGTTCGATGCCTTCTTAGCTGCCTATGTTCCCATCgtagaaaagagaaaggaCACTCCCTACACTCCAGAACAAAAGCAATGGCAACAAATCAGAAGAGGCAGATACGTagagttcaacttggtcttGGATAGAGGTACCCAGTTTGGTTTGCAGACACCAGGTTCTCGTGTCGAGAGTATCTTGATGTCGTTGCCAGCTACTGCCAGTTGGGTCTATGACCACCATCCTGAGGCAGGCAGCGAAgaggagaagttgatcaaagtgTTGCAGAACCCAGTCGAATGGGTTTAACCTATTGCTTGTATATATGTATAACCATGTTGAATATATAACGATTAGtttcaaattgaagttCACTAGAACTGTAAGGTTTATAGATAGAGGCGcaaaatggttgcgaaaaattcACCTCATTTTCTTATCACTAATCTCACGGTTAAGGCGAAGACCCATAATGATTTACGTAACTGAGTGTGACGAAGAGCTCATGTACGTCAACACCTCCCTTTCCGCTATATCTATGACAGAGTCTACCTGTTGAAGATAGAGCCTtttctcaagttgttgtttctCTACTTCCAAATCACAGATTTCACTTTGCATCAAGGTTCGAAACTCATCACCTCCCTCAAGGGGTTCTTCAGCAAGTagagtcttcttcttctctattaACGTAAGTGTCTTTGACAATTCGTCCTCAATGTCTTCTGGTGTGTTGAGCCTAGGTTTCTGTATTTTgaaccaacttgaaatatTCCACTTCGAACTTTTCGGTCTGCAATTGAACCCTATtagttcttgttggtcaCCACTATCATCCAGCGGAGGGAGGGGAATCAGCTCTGGTTCCGCCAAATCTGTATTTCCAGGAGGCAAAGTACTTAATTCACTATTTGCTACTGATTCAAGATCAGTGGAAGAGGCAGAAATACTAAATACTTGAGGTTGATTTACTTCATTGGAGTGGCCATTCTCATTGGCATTCATATTTTCCCAAGTTTTGGAAACAGTACTTAACCAGTTCTGGATGTACTTGTTTTGAGCAGCTTTTTCGCTTGACacaacaagagaaagagattttatttcttcatttACCAGAAGTGGTTTTCTAATCATATCAAAACTTTCAGAAACCTCATTAGGCGTTACATTGGTTGCCTTTGAGACAGTCTTGGTGCTAGGGACTTTGACTTCAAGGTCATCTTCCTTGCCATTGTCGACTTCCGGATTCTTATAATCCACTTGTATTTCAGAATCGTGGCATTCTGGTCTATCTCCACTAGGTCTGGAGTTTGAAAGATGCGATCGCTTATTCCAGGTCCTCCTACCACCATGTAATCTCGAAGAAAATAGGTTTCCgaagatttgaaattgagatGTTGCTGCAACACCTTTTGATGGTTCCTTGACTCCTGCTACTGGTTCATAACAATCTTGTTTCTCTGGTTTCTTATCATGAACTGTTGCTAAAGTATTTCTGACTTCGGAGAATAATTCCTTATCATTTCCAGCTTCTTGTAGTTGACTCCAAGTTTTCCTGGGTTTAGCAAGTCGTGGTGGATGATAATTGTGTGTTTCAATTTTGTCATAATATACTTTACTATCAGAGAATTTGGGTATAGCTCCCCAAGCCTCTTTATAGTTTCGATGACGGCGACAATATTCGTCAATTACCATTTCCTGTTCCATGTCAATTGAGGGCGTCCATTCAATACTATCACCAGGACCCAAAATGTCACCATTGATCTGATTTACAACTACTTCGTCAAGATATGGTACAGTAACACCCTCGTGCTGGAACGTATCTAAGGaacaattttcaaaaacacaggaaatatcttcaattaACTTCAGTAGCTCATCATATTCAAAAGATTGGGTTGGTGGTTTGAATACCTTTTGACAATCTCTAGGTGGaacttgatattgttcCATTTCATTCTTGCACGGTTCTGTATCAAACAGTGTTTCTGGTCTAGAAAAAATTCTCTTCAGTTTATAATTATTGCCAAACGAAGCAATACTGTCATTACTGATAGTTGCTTCTTTAGAGAGCTCAGGTAAACATGAATTTCTTTGAGTTTTCTTGCGAGAAGCTTTAACTGAATCATCAGAAAATGAATAATTGAGCTGATTTTTACATTGACTACCTAGACGCTCTATAATGACAAACAGAGGATCGAAGTTAGAAGGAGCCCAAGCAGGCATGATTGCAGAGATATTAATTTCAGCTGATTGTTTGTATACCAACTGTAGTACTTTAAGAGTCAAGGCGCCAAATgatattttgcaacctcAAACGATctttcgcagccaaatccGAAAGCAAAATTGAACAGCATTTTCAGTGGAAAGTGACATAACTAATAACATAAAATCCAGAATTTCTGGACAGCTCTACAGATGTTTTATTCTTGATAGTATCTTATAATTTCTTAGATATAGCTAAAATAAAACCCAGTAGTGATTTATCTGACTTTTGTTGGTCTCTCCCATAATGCAGAGAAATGAATTGTTCACCTATAATAACTGTTAACGCCTTAATTACCAAGAAGTAGGAACCACTTCCCGACAGTCAATGCCGGCAAAAAAACCCGATCGATGGGCACATATGAGCAGATGGGGGAGGAGAAGGAGCTCGGTCAAAGGTACGTTTCGCTGTAAGATTGTCCCCCACCAAATTTTTGTAACCTCTCGGCACAAAGATTCTGCGAAGTGTGGGGCTATAAATGGCTCCAGATTTCAACCTGCTGAAGAGAATTAGCCCCCAGAATCACCATAAACCACTTCCAGACTAACCAAAATGCTGGTAAAAGACTTCCCACAGATCAAAAGTATCAAaactttcattttcaaccAACCCGGCGTCGGCGGAGACTACCATAATGTTGAAAGGGGCCATTGGTTGATCGACCATCCCATTGCCAACCCCATGTCCAAGTTTGAAGAGTACCGTGCCTCTCGTGTCAGTTGGGGAATCAATGTTTTGGGTTCTTTCTGTGTTGAAATCGAAGCAACGAATGGCGTTAAGGGATTTGCTACTGGTTTTGGAGGCCCACCTGCTTGCTGGTTAGTAGCCAATCATTTCAGACGTTTCTTGATTGGAGCTGATCCAAGAGATACTACTTTGTTATGGGATAAGATGTTTAGAGCTTCCATGTTTTACGGTAGAAAAGGTTTGACTGTGGCTGTCATCAGTGTCATAGATTTGGCTATCTGGGACTTGTTGGGAAAGTTGAGAAACGAGCCCGTCTACAAGATGATTGGAGGTGCTACTAGAGAAAGATTGGACTTTTACTGTACTGGCTGTAGACCAGACATAGCTAAGGAAGTTGGTTTCTGGGGAGGTAAAGTTGCTTTACCTTATGGTCCAGCAGAGGGTCACGATGGTCTTAGAAGAAATGTCGAGTTTTTGAGAAAGCATCGTAAGTCCGTAGGACCAGACTTCCCCATTATGGTAGATTGCTACATGTCTCTTAATGTATCGTATGTTATCGATTTGGTAAATGCTTGcaaagacttgaacatCAACTGGTTTGAAGAGGTCTTGCATCCAGATGACTTTGACGgtttccagaagttgaagagtGCCTGCCCGTGGATGAAATTCACAACTGGTGAACATGAGTACTCCAAGTATGGATTCAGAAAGTTGATCGAAGGTAGGAATGTAGACATCTTGCAACCTGATATCATGTGGGTCGGTGGTCTTACTGAAATCCTCAAGATCTCTCATCAAGCTGCTGCCTACGATATTCCAGTAGTTCCACATGCTTCTGGTCCATATTCGTACCATTTTGTAATCTCTCAAGAAAATACTCCATTCCACGAATACTTGTCGAACTCTCCGGACTCGATGTCTGTGTTGCCAGTATTTGGGGAACTTTTCACCGATGAACCAGTTCCTACAGAAGGTTATTTGCTGATTACGGAATTTGACAAACCTGGGTTTGGCTTGACTTTGAACCCAAAGATCGAGTTGATCAATGGCGACTGCTTATTATCGCCTAATCCAGAAAGACCATTAAGTattcaaaatggaaatggacATGCAAAGACCAATGGCAATGGAACCATCAAGAATGGCCATTAGATATTCTTATATTTGTGAATCTATAGAATGACATACGCTATAACAGAAAGGTAACTTTCAACTCGTAAAAGGCTAATATGGGGCCTGTCACTAAATCTGCTATAGACAACTACTCATTTTCAGTTAATTATGATCTCAAGTGAGTGTATACTTCTTCATTAGTTTATGAACACCCCTGCTATTGGTATGGTCTAGTGCTTCGCAAACCATCTCCCGACCAGGTCTCATCTTTGTAGGATTCCTCGAAATAAATGTGTACCCCTCCCCCGCATTTTTTTCACCGGAGAATTAATACTCCGAGCAAGATCTGCAAGATCTGCCAGATACTCAGAAATGTATATTAATACCCTAGAAGTATCACATTTTGCCCCAATTTTGGCAGTATCAGTGAAAAAGATACTAACACTTTTACTTATCATCATGACTGGATTGTTGAATGGAAAGGTGGTTGCAATAACCGGAGGTGTCACTGGTATCGGACGGGCAATTGCCATAGAAATGGCAAGGAATGGTGCCAAAGTAGTAGTGAACCATTTACCATCTGAAGAGCAAGCTCAGTTGGCAAAAGAACTCAAAGAGGAAATCCTGGACGGTGAAAACAACGTGCTCACCATTCCAGGGGACATCTCGCTCCCTGAAACAGGCAGAAGGATAGTGGAGCTTGcagttgaaaagtttggCGAAATCAATGTGTTCGTTTCCAATGCTGGTGTCTGTGGGTTCAGagagtttcttgaaataaCTCCCGAAACTTTGTTTCAGACGGTGAATATTAACTTGAATGGAGCCTTCTTCGCCATCCAAGCAGCTGCACAACAAATGGTCAAGCAGGGCAAAGGAGGTAGCATTATTGGAATCAGCAGCATCTCTGCCTTGGTTGGAGGAGCACACCAAACCCATTACACACCAACTAAAGCTGGAATCTTGTCCTTAATGCAATCTACAGCATGTGCTCTAGGTAAGTATGGAATCAGATGCAATGCGATCCTCCCAGGGACAATCAGTACAGCCTTGAACGAAGAGGACTTGAAAGATCcagagaagagaaagtacATGGAAGGGAGAATACCTCTAGGAAGAGTCGGTGACCCCAAGGATATTGCTGGACCTGCTATCTTCTTGGCAAGTGATATGTCTAACTACGTTAATGGAGCACAACTACTTGTTGATGGAGGATTGTTCGTCAATTTACAATAGATAAATAGTTTAGATATTGTACGCTTTAAATGCATTGGAATAATagatttttcttcttgtatctTCGTCCATACCAATAGAATCAAATAAAGTTTCACAAACTTGAAACCACTTTTCTGTTAAGTTTTGGCCCGCTGGAATAGCACAAACGGGCCAGTTACTAGCAAAAATTGTCCGTTCTGGGCCCCAGAGCTCATATACTACCTTAAACCACGGATATACATGTCTGGATGTTGATGTAACGTCCAATGCAACATCTTGCTCTACTTCAGAGAACCCCCCAGAGAGCTTCATATACGAATTGGGTGTGGTAATGTACATTTCAGTTACcaatcttttccaagaaaggAAATCTGGATTGGAATCAATAGTCTCTGGATCAAAGTCCAAACATGGTTTGGTAAGATGGTTTATGATATACTTCAAATTCGGTACCTttttgaaaacttcaagagTTTCTTTGAATTGCCAAAGCCCTCCACTCCTCATATCAATGCCCAAGTCAAATACATAGCCATTACTATCTAACCATTGAAATGACGAAACAAAATGGGGATCAGATATCGTCAATGGTGGTTTATCCTGTATGAGGTATCTGAACCCCTTCACCAAGTGAAACTCGCTTGAgtttcttgtcttcaaagCTTTCACATATTCTTCCACTCCTGCAGATCCCAATGGCATGGGAGCAAAAGGTATCATAGCTTTGATTAGCCGTCTCTTAAAAGGTGTCAGGactccttcttctggcaACAATTTGCCATTTATATTTCTACAAATGTACaagtattcttcaattgggTTTTCTAATCCTTTCAATCCTTGAGTAAGGTCAATTTTAGCATCACATTCAATCCAGACTACTCCTTCCACATCGAATTGTGTAGATTGTGAGTTTTCGATGTATTCGTCTAGACGACGATTGCCATGAAGAGGATTTCCTTCGTCCCAATGTAAAAGTGGTATATTGGCTAGCGAATACAAATGGATATGAGAATCCAAGATTTTGTACTTAGACATGACTTGCTGAATAggatttgaaaaagttttGTGAGATGGGGGAAAATCCGGGGTTTTTATACTTCAAGTAGGACTCTTATCGTACTGCAGCTGGCACACAGCAACTAAAAAGTTATATTATATAAAGGGATACAATATTGAATCGATATATGAAAATACTCTCAGACTAAGGATATACTTATAAACTGTAGCTTATAATGTAGACTCAACACTGACAATACCTAAGAGATAGTCATTGTACGACTTCCAATCCGCATCATTGACATCCTGTGTCAAAGGAGCTCTTCCAAGATAAGTCTCACCAATTccggttgcaaaatggaTGGCTTTCTTTATTCCAACGACACCAAATTTTACTACCAACTCTTCGGCTCTGCTAATAACCAATTGCAACTCTGCAGCTGCTCTTAGATCCCCTTTGTCGTAATTTTCAAGTAGCTTCACATATATCTTGGGGAAGGCTCCGCAGAGAGCATCTACCGTACCTTGAATTCCAACCACCAAGACTGGTAGGAGAATCTGGCCCAATCCAGTAAGCGTGATGAATTGGTTGGCTGCAATTTCCTGGTCTAAACCGATAATTGCATGATGTGAAACATCACCATGAGAAATCTTTGCGCCGACAATATTGGGGTGGGCTGAGAGCTTCTTGATTGTTCTCGGGTCGATAGAGATATTGTTAGAAACTCCAGGATAGACGTAGATCAAAACTGGCAAACTTGCATTGTCAGCAACTTCTGTATACCAGTCGATAATACCCTGTTGTTTGATGGAAGCACCAAAATAACTACTGGGCAAAACAAGGGCATGCTGTGCTCCagcatttttcaattgcaagatttcttcaatagcaTCCTCCACTGAATTTTGAGCTACTCCAGCCATAAGTGGGAAATCAGGCAATTCCTCGTGAATAGTTGagacaagttcaattctttctttacGTGTCAAATGAGAGTTCTCACCAGTAGAACCTAATAAGACCAACCCGGTAATCCCATTTTGTTGTAAGAATTTAGCATGTTCAATCTGGCTGTCGTAGTCTATGGTATGCAAgtctttcttgaaaaatgtagGAACAGGAGTGTAGACTCCTCTCTTTGGAAGGGCAGCTGAAATTGTCATTTTGATAATGATACACCGAAAACAAGTTTTAAGAAGCAAGTCAGATGTCGTGGATCTTTATAAGTTTTGGACTCTTATATCTTATTTATATCCTATTTTACGGACGTACCCAAAGTTTCAATTATGGACTTCGGTTAATCTTTCATGAAATATGGGGTAATTCGCAGTATAATTGGCCCGAGCGCATTTTGGTTGGGGAAGTATGAAGGGCCGAAAATCACCAAAATGCGCCTTTAGAGTATGTACAGTAAGGAAATGAGCCGAACAAGTAGAAAGTGAACATAATCTAAGAGAGGACAAACCAAGACGATTCTGCTTAGAGAGTTGTGGAAAATATGTTTTTCACTTATTGACGTCTAGTTAAGAAAAAGTGCTGACAATTGGCTGAAATATGGATAAAGCACTTGAGCTGGCAAGGATAACATACACTAgatattgttcaattttttcCATTGAATACTCAAGAAAAATAAGAAAAGTAGTAAAGGACGTATTAAAATTCAAGGATggttattgttgatattctcCGACCATCGGTAGCTTTGTTTGTTAGTAGCATCTCAGTAGATATGAGTTTGGTGGCAGGTTCGAATTGTCATGCAAAACTTTGCAAGAAGTATACCAACCTTCACGAACTCATTAGGACAAAAAGAACTCATAATTGAAGTAGAGTTGAAAGTAGAAAAACTCATTGGTGAGCTTAACGTAATTTAGTTTTAAGGAAGGACACCATTTGACTACAAGCAGAGATAAGTTAGATTTGTAGATTAAAGTACTTTAGCTGCGATAATACTACATGTACACGAATTTATATGTTCGGGTAGATCTCTAGATACAAGTCCCCATTATAACTAGATAAGTATGAACTCTCAATTACGATTCATCTAGTTGCAAATAGTTGCATATCCAAATTGCGcttgcaattttttttttgcgCGACATATTTGTCCGTCTGTGGAACcaatttcgcagccatttgCAGATGTTTGGCGCTAATCATATTTGCTAACTTCCCAACTgttttcaatcttttcttctacgTTTCTTCCACCAAGCTAAATAATCAGAATGGATATAGTGTCCATATTTAATAGTTTTTATATTCCATAGCATCCATAAACAGCAGCATCAGGCTACCACGACTTTGCATAGATTCCGATCAGTTTCCAATTCAAATCCACTCCTATCATCCTAAAGCAGATTTACATTCAGATAGGAAACTATTCCTAAAATTGCCAAATGGAATCGAGACCGACCTAGGTAAGACTGGAAATCTTCCTTAATAATACCCTCAGAGCCCCCAAGCAAATCCATTCATTGTCAAGCCTATCCCCATACAGCAGTGTTCGCCGGCAAAGTCTCCCAAATTCATCTGAAAACTAAACTATTGTGGACAAAGAATCGTTTCACAATTAGCGCTTAGTGTCAGTGATGGTTATAACTAGTGGCGAGTCACTCTTGCAAGCAGTGCCCACAGATTAATAAATTCAGAAGGAACTCTATCTTCCAGCGAAAGCTCAGAAGTAACTTGTAGTTCTTCTGGTGATAAACTGGTTTTGTGGATAGCCTCCTGTCTTTCACAGTTCTGTAAGCTTCCAATGAAACTTGGCCACTAATAACATCTGGAGGTAGCTGGATACTCATAGAGGAAGAGTATTTAGAATAGACAAGGCACGTCTATTCTTCTAATACTCATGAGGGATTGTCAGCCTTGGATGAGGATCTATGTTGGAAATGAGCTGTGGCTAGGACAGACCAAAGTTTGTTATTTGACATTAACTTCACGCTAGTGTACTAAGATTCTATTTGATTGTCGCAATCCGGTTTATATGTACTTGATGTTCGGGATCTGCTTTAGAGGTCTGATGCTGTATTGCTAATCTTCACCACTTATCAAGTTCTGGTTGTGATATGCATTGCCAACGCGAACTAATAACTGATTCAAGAGACATGAATAGCAAAGTCGTGGATTTGCGTGTAAGATTCCATACAGACTATAGTACTGTAGGGGGTATATAGTGGTTTTTGGGGCTCTGTCTTAATTAGGACGGACCTTACTTCTCTCCACTGCGGGAGAAGCGAAGGGAAATTCTAATATTAGGGCAGGGTGAATTTGGTGGGTCCCTACGGTCAGCCTATTGGCTGATTTTAGCCCATCCAGAATGACGGCGAAGCTTTGTTTGGTGGAAATGGGTGTTTTCATAATTTCCTTATCTAACAAATCACGAAGTTCGGTGACAAGGTAGCGCCATTTTATCTAAATTCTCTACAATTTATCTACTTTTGATAGCATACGACATTCTAACAACTTCATTGTTTCATTAACACGAGGGCCAGTCTTTTGACCGTTTGGCAGTGTTTTAATTACAAAATGGTAGTTTGTTCAGTTGGTACCTAAGAATTCCAAACACGAAATGGGTGCGAAATGATTTATACTTAATGTCATAAAACTACAACGAACTGCTAGCAACTGTTAGCAGACCACTTGGTAGTACTTGGTTGGCATCCGTAGAAAACCAAATTCGTGAGAATAAAAGCAGGCCTACTGCAATGTTGGAGTATTGATCTCAGTAAACGGTAACTTGAAccattcaaaaaaattAGAGATATCAGCCTGGTTATTAGGGGACACCTTGCCCCCCTTTCTATTAGTAAACTTTTCAACCTTTTCAGAGAGAATCACATCCAAGTTGTAAGCATTGAGTCTCATATCCGAGATGATGCTTGCATCTTCTGAGCGGTACATTGACTCTTCACTACCGCCATGAGAGAAATGGTTTATGATATTCAAGTTCTCTTGAGATTCTGTTTCCAACTCACttatcaagaagttcaataTGTTAGCATACTTCGAAGCACTCTCCCAAGAGTCCCCCATACGTGTCAATAGAGATATTAAGTATTGGACATCTGCAGGGATTTCCAAGTCACTATTGATAGCATTCACCAAAAGCAAACGTGCTGAAACCCAAAGAGAGAAGGCATAATAAGGACCAATCCGTTGGTGGAAAGCTGCATCATCCTCAAAGATTTGCGAAAGCTTCTTGGCAAAATTGACTACATGCTGGGCAGCATCCAAACACCTGGAACGAGCATCCTTGAACGATAGAGGCCCACTAGAAAGCTGAAGATAAGGATAACCCACACTAGAATTTAGCCTGACAATCGTAGTATAGTATAACGAATGGAAGAGTATATCCTTGTACGAATTTATTTTATCATACGGTAGCTTTTCGTTATCCAATAAATCGTTAAACATACGTGGCAAAGTTGCTTTCCATACTTGGATTTCGTTATCCAACTCAGAAAACTTAATCTGCCAATTCAACATTTCCTTTATATTCGTAAGATCAAGCGGTTTCCTCATGAACATGTGAATCTTTCCAAGAATATTCAAGATTTCAATGAGAAAACAATTTGAGTCATAGTGGTCATAGTTGACATTACTGACATATTTATTGAGTGTTCTTGTGGGCAAGCTCTTGAGTCTTTCATAGTCCTCATTCGTTTGTGCACTTTCAAACAACTCCCTTTTTAATGGTAGCGAACAGTCGATTTCAGAAGAGGGTATCTTCAAGGGAAACGAGCTTGAAGCACTGGAAAGAATATCAAGCTGAAAGATTTCCCAAAATAACAACTTTCTCTCTTCCACCACTTTTTGGCTTGCTACTGTTCTGGAAGTTACATTCTTGGATACACCAGAACGACTCGTGTATAGCTCAAGAATAGAAGTTTGAAGCCTGCCTCTAGATAAATTAAGATGGACAACTCCAGAGGCTATTAACGATATCACACTCCATGTCTTGGGGTTGTTGGAGTAGCTATAAAGGTCAAAAGCTAGTAAACTCATGGCTTGCAACTCCTCTACAGTGCCTACCACAAAGCAAGAATTTAGCAACCTTGAGAAAATGGACTCGTGATACACCTTCTTTTGTCTATGGGTAATTAGTGATGTATCAGCAAATCGCAATGAACATAATATGGCTCCTAAAAGTATTGATCTTGGGGCTGTTTCATACTCTTCAAGCAAAGTGTTGAATTTTGAATGCTCAACGACTGGAAATATTGGATGaatcttttcttgaaaaatgtctAACAAGATTGTTGCCTCGTGTATAGTAGGCAATTCACCATACAAGTACTTACCCTCTTGGTTCCCTGAAGCTGTACTAGTAGACGAAATGATATTGTCAATGCTGTTCATATCTATTGTTTCTTTATTGGAAATACTACTGCTGGGGTTTACATTTGCAAAGCCATTATTGACAGTGCCATTAACAATAACATTGTCATTTGCATTTACATTATTTGTAGCTTCACCAGTAGCAGATATTTTAGTGATGTTTGCATTGCCAATGTTGATAAGTTTGTCTTCTATGCTTTCGAATCTAGAGGTGAACTCCTCGATTCTGTTCTTGAGACTTTCGATTTCTGTACTACTGGAGGTATGAAAGTTTTCTACAAACGATTCAAGACCGTTGATTCTGTCAAATACCTGCTGGCCGTATCCTGGCCTCAAGCCTGGCTTTCTGACTCTACTATAGACACATTCCTGGCTATGTCTCACACAGTAAGAGCAGATGGGCTTGACCTGGTCACATTTGACCTTCTTGGATTTGCAGAAATCGCAGGATTTGGAGAGTTTGGTGACATCCCCAGTTTCGATGAAGTTCAGTTTTCGAGTTTCTGTCGATTTCGAAATTGCGGGGTTCACCACTCGCGACATAggagatgagatgagatgaaTTATTAAAGTAGCTCAGATAGCAGTGGACTCAATGATTCTGAGTTTTGTAGTATTGGGCTCAGGCAAGTCGAATGATCCAGACAGCTAACACGGCTTTCCCATATGTGTTTGTACTCGTTGGAAATACACATTTTGGCATTGTCACCGCAGAAGAAAAATTATGGGGTAGATCTCGGAGGGTCCCGCTGCCTAATTCGGTGCGGTGGGGAAATCGGTTGCTGCAGCTACTGAGAATAGCGGGACTTGATGGGAaaaaatagcgagaaaaaaTTGCGAATAGTGAGAAATAGAGAGAAAATTGGGAAGAGTAGAGCGAGAGTGAAAGAATTTATAAGAATGAACAAATCTACTAAGACCAAAATCCTAATAGCTTCACACACTCCTCAACAGACGAAAAGGGAATACTTTTGGTCTGCAATAATAGCCAGGTAAAGATGATTTTCTAATGATA
It encodes:
- the HEM13 gene encoding Oxygen-repressed protein (Coproporphyrinogen III oxidase (Coproporphyrinogenase) (Coprogen oxidase) (COX); sixth step in heme biosynthetic pathway~go_function coproporphyrinogen oxidase activity~go_process porphyrin biosynthesis~go_function coproporphyrinogen oxidase activity~go_process porphyrin biosynthesis) — protein: MVSYEQIHDKSFSIKERMEALVRQKQKEITEAISKLDTVDFHTDTWTRGDNGGGGQSMVIQNGTTFEKGGVNISVVHGKLPPAAVARMKADHANLKGSDDDGSVNFFACGLSLVIHPINPHAPTTHANYRYFETSDPVSGETQAWWFGGGADLTPSYLYEEDAKHFHQVHKDTLDKYDKELYPKYKKWCDEYFFIKHRNETRGIGGIFFDDLDSKPADDILRIIESSFDAFLAAYVPIVEKRKDTPYTPEQKQWQQIRRGRYVEFNLVLDRGTQFGLQTPGSRVESILMSLPATASWVYDHHPEAGSEEEKLIKVLQNPVEWV
- a CDS encoding predicted protein; protein product: MPAWAPSNFDPSFVIIERLGSQCKNQLNYSFSDDSVKASRKKTQRNSCLPELSKEATISNDSIASFGNNYKSKRIFSRPETSFDTEPCKNEMEQYQVPPRDCQKVFKPPTQSFEYDELSKLIEDISCVFENCSLDTFQHEGVTVPYLDEVVVNQINGDILGPGDSIEWTPSIDMEQEMVIDEYCRRHRNYKEAWGAIPKFSDSKVYYDKIETHNYHPPRLAKPRKTWSQLQEAGNDKELFSEVRNTLATVHDKKPEKQDCYEPVAGVKEPSKGVAATSQFQIFGNLFSSRLHGGRRTWNKRSHLSNSRPSGDRPECHDSEIQVDYKNPEVDNGKEDDLEVKVPSTKTVSKATNVTPNEVSESFDMIRKPLSVNEEIKSLSLVVSSEKAAQNKYIQNWLSTVSKTWENMNANENGHSNEVNQPQVFSISASSTDLESVANSELSTLPPGNTDLAEPESIPLPPSDDSGDQQELIGFNCRPKSSKWNISSWFKIQKPRLNTPEDIEDELSKTLTLIEKKKTLLAEEPLEGGDEFRTLMQSEICDLEVEKQQLEKRLYLQQVDSVIDIAEREVLTYMSSSSHSVT
- a CDS encoding L-rhamnonate dehydratase (hypothetical protein; unknown function~go_function catalytic activity~go_process metabolism), with the protein product MSVKDFPQIKSIKTFIFNQPGVGGDYHNVERGHWLIDHPIANPMSKFEEYRASRVSWGINVLGSFCVEIEATNGVKGFATGFGGPPACWLVANHFRRFLIGADPRDTTLLWDKMFRASMFYGRKGLTVAVISVIDLAIWDLLGKLRNEPVYKMIGGATRERLDFYCTGCRPDIAKEVGFWGGKVALPYGPAEGHDGLRRNVEFLRKHRKSVGPDFPIMVDCYMSLNVSYVIDLVNACKDLNINWFEEVLHPDDFDGFQKLKSACPWMKFTTGEHEYSKYGFRKLIEGRNVDILQPDIMWVGGLTEILKISHQAAAYDIPVVPHASGPYSYHFVISQENTPFHEYLSNSPDSMSVLPVFGELFTDEPVPTEGYLSITEFDKPGFGLTLNPKIELINGDCLLSPNPERPLSIQNGNGHAKTNGNGTIKNGH
- the DHG2 gene encoding L-rhamnose-1-dehydrogenase (Glucose 1-dehydrogenase II (GLCDH-II) (bacterial)~go_function oxidoreductase activity~go_process metabolism), which gives rise to MTGLLNGKVVAITGGVTGIGRAIAIEMARNGAKVVVNHLPSEEQAQLAKELKEEISDGENNVLTIPGDISLPETGRRIVELAVEKFGEINVFVSNAGVCGFREFLEITPETLFQTVNINLNGAFFAIQAAAQQMVKQGKGGSIIGISSISALVGGAHQTHYTPTKAGILSLMQSTACALGKYGIRCNAILPGTISTALNEEDLKDPEKRKYMEGRIPLGRVGDPKDIAGPAIFLASDMSNYVNGAQLLVDGGLFVNLQ